A region from the Linepithema humile isolate Giens D197 chromosome 1, Lhum_UNIL_v1.0, whole genome shotgun sequence genome encodes:
- the RpS27 gene encoding small ribosomal subunit protein eS27 — MPLARDFLHPSPIEEKRKHKLKRLVQKPNSYFMDVKCPGCYAIKTIFSHAQRPVECDGCRTILCTPTGGKARLTEGCSFRRKVQC; from the coding sequence ATGCCTTTGGCTAGGGATTTCCTCCATCCAAGTCCCATCGAGGAAAAGAGGAAACACAAATTGAAGAGGCTTGTACAGAAGCCTAATAGTTATTTCATGGATGTAAAATGCCCGGGCTGTTATGCTATTAAAACCATCTTCTCACATGCTCAGAGGCCAGTGGAATGTGATGGATGTCGCACAATACTTTGCACACCAACAGGTGGAAAAGCAAGATTAACCGAGGGCTGTTCTTTTAGAAGAAAAGTGCAATGTTAA
- the AP-1-2beta gene encoding AP-1 complex subunit beta-1 isoform X2, whose product MTDSKYFTTTKKGEIFELKSELNNEKKEKKKEAVKKVIASMTVGKDVSALFPDVVNCMQTDNLELKKLVYLYLMNYAKSQPDMAIMAVNTFVKELATSPMTKDCEDPNPLIRALAVRTMGCIRVDKITEYLCEPLRKCLKDEDPYVRKTAAVCVAKLYDINAALVEDQGFLDQLKDLLSDSNPMVVANAVAALSEINEASPNGQPLVEMNAQTINKLLTALNECTEWGQVFILDSLANYSPKDDREAQSICERITPRLAHANAAVVLSAVKVLMKLMEMLQSESDFVGTLTKKLAPPLVTLLSSEPEVQYVALRNINLIVQKRPDILKHEMKVFFVKYNDPIYVKLEKLDIMIRLASQANIAQVLSELKEYATEVDVDFVRKAVRAIGRCAIKVEPSAERCVSTLLDLIQTKVNYVVQEAIVVIKDIFRKYPNKYESIISTLCENLDTLDEPEARASMIWIIGEYAERIDNADELLESFLEGFHDENTQVQLQLLTAIVKLFLKRPTDTQELVQQVLSLATQDSDNPDLRDRGFIYWRLLSTDPAAAKEVVLAEKPLISEETDLLEPTLLDELICHISSLASVYHKPPTAFVEGRAAGTRKSLPARSNSNEDSNRATTQSHAQVIPAQDSLIGDLLSMDIGGPAIVPSVPAPQSTGLGLDLLGGGLDGILSNTDHTNPAPVVSQSTTGLLGDIFGFNQGPTSYIPPKINWLPAEKGKGFDIWGTFSRKNGQISMDMTFTNKAMQPMGGFAIQLNKNSFGLTPAAPLQVPAPLNPGASIEASIILSTAGAVQRMEPLNNLQVAIKNNIDVFYFACIVPMNVYFVEDGQLDKRVFLSTWKDIPAQNEVQYTLNGVILTADQVVQKMQQNNVFTIAKRNVEGQDMLYQSLKLTNNVWVLNELKIQPGNPDVTLSLKSRSVEVASGVFQAYNAILHS is encoded by the exons GTGATTGCTTCCATGACAGTAGGAAAAGATGTGTCGGCATTGTTCCCTGATGTGGTGAATTGCATGCAGACCGACAATCTGGAGCTGAAGAAGTTGGTGTATCTGTACCTGATGAACTATGCCAAGAGCCAACCAGACATGGCCATCATGGCAGTCAACACATTTGTCAAG GAGCTAGCGACATCTCCGATGACAAAG GACTGCGAGGACCCAAACCCGCTGATTCGCGCGCTAGCAGTTCGCACGATGGGCTGTATACGCGTCGACAAGATAACGGAGTATCTATGCGAGCCGCTGCGTAAGTGCCTGAAGGACGAGGACCCATATGTGCGCAAGACCGCAGCCGTGTGCGTCGCGAAACTTTATGACATTAACGCAGCCTTAGTCGAGGACCAAGGATTTCTGGACCAATTGAAAGATCTTCTGTCCGACAGCAACCCGATG GTGGTCGCAAATGCGGTGGCTGCACTATCCGAGATCAACGAAGCTAGTCCGAATGGTCAACCGTTGGTGGAGATGAACGCGCAGACGATAAACAAATTACTGACGGCGCTCAATGAATGTACGGAATGGGGTCAGGTTTTCATCCTGGATTCATTGGCGAATTATTCGCCCAAAGACGATCGCGAGGCGCAAAGTATTTGCGAACGAATCACTCCTCGTCTGGCACACGCTAACGCTGCAGTCGTGCTTTCCGCTGTCAAA GTATTGATGAAACTCATGGAAATGCTGCAATCCGAGTCAGATTTCGTCGGTACGCTCACGAAGAAATTGGCGCCGCCTCTGGTCACATTATTGAGCTCCGAACCGGAGGTTCAATACGTCGCATTGAGAAATATCAATCTCATCGTGCAAAAGCGACCCGATATTCTGAAACACGAGATGAAAGTATTCTTTGTCAAGTACAATGATCCGATATATGTGAAACTGGAGAAGTTGGATATTATGATCCGTTTAGCATCGCAAGCTAATATTGCGCAGGTCTTGTCTGAGCTGAAGGAATACGCTACCGAAGTTGATGTAGATTTTGTGAGAAAGGCTGTGAGGGCTATCGGTCGCTGCGCCATAAAAGTCGAGCCGTCCGCGGAGCGTTGCGTCTCTACGTTGCTAGATCTGATTCAAACTAAG GTAAACTACGTCGTTCAAGAAGCGATTGTAGTGATAAAGGATATCTTCCGCAAGTATCCTAACAAGTATGAGAGCATAATTTCAACTCTGTGCGAAAATCTGGACACGCTTGACGAGCCTGAAGCCCGTGCGTCTATGATTTGGATTATTGGCGAATATGCGGAACGTATTGACAACGCGGATGAGTTACTGGAGAGCTTCCTTGAGGGATTCCATGATGAGAATACGCAAGTGCAACTGCAACTGCTCACAGCGATCGTGAAACTGTTCCTCAAGAGACCTACGGATACGCAGGAATTGGTTCAGCAAGTGCTCAGTTTAGCGACACAGGATTCCGACAATCCCGATTTGCGAGATCGCGGCTTTATCTACTGGCGATTACTCAGCACCGATCCAGCGGCAGCTAAGGAGGTGGTGCTCGCGGAGAAACCTCTCATCTCGGAGGAGACGGATCTATTAGAACCGACGTTGTTGGATGAATTGATTTGCCATATCTCGAGTTTAGCGTCCGTGTACCATAAACCTCCCACAGCATTTGTAGAGGGCAGAGCCGCAGGCACCAGGAAATCATTGCCGGCTAGAAGCAATTCGAACGAGGATTCTAATCGCGCAACCACACAGTCTCACGCACAAGTTATACCCGCTCAGGACTCCCTGATAGGTGATCTTCTCAGCATGGACATCG GTGGACCGGCGATAGTTCCATCGGTACCTGCTCCACAGTCCACGGGATTAGGACTGGATCTTCTCGGAGGCGGTTTAGATGGAATTCTGAGCAACACCGATCACACGAACCCTGCGCCAGTCGTTTCCCAAAGTACAACGGGTCTCCTCGGCGATATATTCGGCTTCAACCAAGGTCCCACATCTTACATACCTCCTAAGATTAATTGGCTACCAGCCGAAAAGGGCAAGGGTTTTGATATCTGGGGCACTTTCTCGAGAAA GAACGGGCAAATTAGCATGGACATGACTTTCACGAATAAGGCAATGCAACCTATGGGAGGATTCGCGATACAGCTCAATAAGAATAGTTTCGGACTGACGCCGGCGGCCCCCTTGCAAGTACCAGCTCCTCTCAATCCCGGAGCGAGTATAGAAGCGAGCATTATATTGTCCACTGCGGGCGCGGTGCAACGCATGGAACCCTTGAACAATCTTCAAGTTGCTATCAAAAACAACATCGACGTTTTCTATTTCGCGTGTATAGTACCCATGAATGTATACTTCGTGGAAGATGGCCAATTAGATAAAAGAGTATTTCTTTCGACTTGGAAAGACATACCTGCACAAAATGAG GTACAATATACGCTAAATGGAGTAATATTGACTGCGGATCAAGTTGtgcaaaaaatgcaacaaaacAATGTCTTTACAATTGCCAAGAGGAACGTGGAAGGGCAAGATATGCTTTATCAATCTCTCAAATTGACAAACAATGTCTGGGTGTTAAACGAGTTGAAAATTCAGCCAGGCAACCCTGATGTTACG CTATCCCTGAAATCTCGGTCTGTAGAAGTTGCTTCTGGAGTATTTCAAGCATATAACGCAATCTTACATtcttaa
- the AP-1-2beta gene encoding AP-1 complex subunit beta-1 isoform X3 → MQPFEMLHKMTDSKYFTTTKKGEIFELKSELNNEKKEKKKEAVKKVIASMTVGKDVSALFPDVVNCMQTDNLELKKLVYLYLMNYAKSQPDMAIMAVNTFVKDCEDPNPLIRALAVRTMGCIRVDKITEYLCEPLRKCLKDEDPYVRKTAAVCVAKLYDINAALVEDQGFLDQLKDLLSDSNPMVVANAVAALSEINEASPNGQPLVEMNAQTINKLLTALNECTEWGQVFILDSLANYSPKDDREAQSICERITPRLAHANAAVVLSAVKVLMKLMEMLQSESDFVGTLTKKLAPPLVTLLSSEPEVQYVALRNINLIVQKRPDILKHEMKVFFVKYNDPIYVKLEKLDIMIRLASQANIAQVLSELKEYATEVDVDFVRKAVRAIGRCAIKVEPSAERCVSTLLDLIQTKVNYVVQEAIVVIKDIFRKYPNKYESIISTLCENLDTLDEPEARASMIWIIGEYAERIDNADELLESFLEGFHDENTQVQLQLLTAIVKLFLKRPTDTQELVQQVLSLATQDSDNPDLRDRGFIYWRLLSTDPAAAKEVVLAEKPLISEETDLLEPTLLDELICHISSLASVYHKPPTAFVEGRAAGTRKSLPARSNSNEDSNRATTQSHAQVIPAQDSLIGDLLSMDIGGPAIVPSVPAPQSTGLGLDLLGGGLDGILSNTDHTNPAPVVSQSTTGLLGDIFGFNQGPTSYIPPKINWLPAEKGKGFDIWGTFSRKNGQISMDMTFTNKAMQPMGGFAIQLNKNSFGLTPAAPLQVPAPLNPGASIEASIILSTAGAVQRMEPLNNLQVAIKNNIDVFYFACIVPMNVYFVEDGQLDKRVFLSTWKDIPAQNEVQYTLNGVILTADQVVQKMQQNNVFTIAKRNVEGQDMLYQSLKLTNNVWVLNELKIQPGNPDVTLSLKSRSVEVASGVFQAYNAILHS, encoded by the exons GTGATTGCTTCCATGACAGTAGGAAAAGATGTGTCGGCATTGTTCCCTGATGTGGTGAATTGCATGCAGACCGACAATCTGGAGCTGAAGAAGTTGGTGTATCTGTACCTGATGAACTATGCCAAGAGCCAACCAGACATGGCCATCATGGCAGTCAACACATTTGTCAAG GACTGCGAGGACCCAAACCCGCTGATTCGCGCGCTAGCAGTTCGCACGATGGGCTGTATACGCGTCGACAAGATAACGGAGTATCTATGCGAGCCGCTGCGTAAGTGCCTGAAGGACGAGGACCCATATGTGCGCAAGACCGCAGCCGTGTGCGTCGCGAAACTTTATGACATTAACGCAGCCTTAGTCGAGGACCAAGGATTTCTGGACCAATTGAAAGATCTTCTGTCCGACAGCAACCCGATG GTGGTCGCAAATGCGGTGGCTGCACTATCCGAGATCAACGAAGCTAGTCCGAATGGTCAACCGTTGGTGGAGATGAACGCGCAGACGATAAACAAATTACTGACGGCGCTCAATGAATGTACGGAATGGGGTCAGGTTTTCATCCTGGATTCATTGGCGAATTATTCGCCCAAAGACGATCGCGAGGCGCAAAGTATTTGCGAACGAATCACTCCTCGTCTGGCACACGCTAACGCTGCAGTCGTGCTTTCCGCTGTCAAA GTATTGATGAAACTCATGGAAATGCTGCAATCCGAGTCAGATTTCGTCGGTACGCTCACGAAGAAATTGGCGCCGCCTCTGGTCACATTATTGAGCTCCGAACCGGAGGTTCAATACGTCGCATTGAGAAATATCAATCTCATCGTGCAAAAGCGACCCGATATTCTGAAACACGAGATGAAAGTATTCTTTGTCAAGTACAATGATCCGATATATGTGAAACTGGAGAAGTTGGATATTATGATCCGTTTAGCATCGCAAGCTAATATTGCGCAGGTCTTGTCTGAGCTGAAGGAATACGCTACCGAAGTTGATGTAGATTTTGTGAGAAAGGCTGTGAGGGCTATCGGTCGCTGCGCCATAAAAGTCGAGCCGTCCGCGGAGCGTTGCGTCTCTACGTTGCTAGATCTGATTCAAACTAAG GTAAACTACGTCGTTCAAGAAGCGATTGTAGTGATAAAGGATATCTTCCGCAAGTATCCTAACAAGTATGAGAGCATAATTTCAACTCTGTGCGAAAATCTGGACACGCTTGACGAGCCTGAAGCCCGTGCGTCTATGATTTGGATTATTGGCGAATATGCGGAACGTATTGACAACGCGGATGAGTTACTGGAGAGCTTCCTTGAGGGATTCCATGATGAGAATACGCAAGTGCAACTGCAACTGCTCACAGCGATCGTGAAACTGTTCCTCAAGAGACCTACGGATACGCAGGAATTGGTTCAGCAAGTGCTCAGTTTAGCGACACAGGATTCCGACAATCCCGATTTGCGAGATCGCGGCTTTATCTACTGGCGATTACTCAGCACCGATCCAGCGGCAGCTAAGGAGGTGGTGCTCGCGGAGAAACCTCTCATCTCGGAGGAGACGGATCTATTAGAACCGACGTTGTTGGATGAATTGATTTGCCATATCTCGAGTTTAGCGTCCGTGTACCATAAACCTCCCACAGCATTTGTAGAGGGCAGAGCCGCAGGCACCAGGAAATCATTGCCGGCTAGAAGCAATTCGAACGAGGATTCTAATCGCGCAACCACACAGTCTCACGCACAAGTTATACCCGCTCAGGACTCCCTGATAGGTGATCTTCTCAGCATGGACATCG GTGGACCGGCGATAGTTCCATCGGTACCTGCTCCACAGTCCACGGGATTAGGACTGGATCTTCTCGGAGGCGGTTTAGATGGAATTCTGAGCAACACCGATCACACGAACCCTGCGCCAGTCGTTTCCCAAAGTACAACGGGTCTCCTCGGCGATATATTCGGCTTCAACCAAGGTCCCACATCTTACATACCTCCTAAGATTAATTGGCTACCAGCCGAAAAGGGCAAGGGTTTTGATATCTGGGGCACTTTCTCGAGAAA GAACGGGCAAATTAGCATGGACATGACTTTCACGAATAAGGCAATGCAACCTATGGGAGGATTCGCGATACAGCTCAATAAGAATAGTTTCGGACTGACGCCGGCGGCCCCCTTGCAAGTACCAGCTCCTCTCAATCCCGGAGCGAGTATAGAAGCGAGCATTATATTGTCCACTGCGGGCGCGGTGCAACGCATGGAACCCTTGAACAATCTTCAAGTTGCTATCAAAAACAACATCGACGTTTTCTATTTCGCGTGTATAGTACCCATGAATGTATACTTCGTGGAAGATGGCCAATTAGATAAAAGAGTATTTCTTTCGACTTGGAAAGACATACCTGCACAAAATGAG GTACAATATACGCTAAATGGAGTAATATTGACTGCGGATCAAGTTGtgcaaaaaatgcaacaaaacAATGTCTTTACAATTGCCAAGAGGAACGTGGAAGGGCAAGATATGCTTTATCAATCTCTCAAATTGACAAACAATGTCTGGGTGTTAAACGAGTTGAAAATTCAGCCAGGCAACCCTGATGTTACG CTATCCCTGAAATCTCGGTCTGTAGAAGTTGCTTCTGGAGTATTTCAAGCATATAACGCAATCTTACATtcttaa
- the AP-1-2beta gene encoding AP-1 complex subunit beta-1 isoform X1 codes for MQPFEMLHKMTDSKYFTTTKKGEIFELKSELNNEKKEKKKEAVKKVIASMTVGKDVSALFPDVVNCMQTDNLELKKLVYLYLMNYAKSQPDMAIMAVNTFVKELATSPMTKDCEDPNPLIRALAVRTMGCIRVDKITEYLCEPLRKCLKDEDPYVRKTAAVCVAKLYDINAALVEDQGFLDQLKDLLSDSNPMVVANAVAALSEINEASPNGQPLVEMNAQTINKLLTALNECTEWGQVFILDSLANYSPKDDREAQSICERITPRLAHANAAVVLSAVKVLMKLMEMLQSESDFVGTLTKKLAPPLVTLLSSEPEVQYVALRNINLIVQKRPDILKHEMKVFFVKYNDPIYVKLEKLDIMIRLASQANIAQVLSELKEYATEVDVDFVRKAVRAIGRCAIKVEPSAERCVSTLLDLIQTKVNYVVQEAIVVIKDIFRKYPNKYESIISTLCENLDTLDEPEARASMIWIIGEYAERIDNADELLESFLEGFHDENTQVQLQLLTAIVKLFLKRPTDTQELVQQVLSLATQDSDNPDLRDRGFIYWRLLSTDPAAAKEVVLAEKPLISEETDLLEPTLLDELICHISSLASVYHKPPTAFVEGRAAGTRKSLPARSNSNEDSNRATTQSHAQVIPAQDSLIGDLLSMDIGGPAIVPSVPAPQSTGLGLDLLGGGLDGILSNTDHTNPAPVVSQSTTGLLGDIFGFNQGPTSYIPPKINWLPAEKGKGFDIWGTFSRKNGQISMDMTFTNKAMQPMGGFAIQLNKNSFGLTPAAPLQVPAPLNPGASIEASIILSTAGAVQRMEPLNNLQVAIKNNIDVFYFACIVPMNVYFVEDGQLDKRVFLSTWKDIPAQNEVQYTLNGVILTADQVVQKMQQNNVFTIAKRNVEGQDMLYQSLKLTNNVWVLNELKIQPGNPDVTLSLKSRSVEVASGVFQAYNAILHS; via the exons GTGATTGCTTCCATGACAGTAGGAAAAGATGTGTCGGCATTGTTCCCTGATGTGGTGAATTGCATGCAGACCGACAATCTGGAGCTGAAGAAGTTGGTGTATCTGTACCTGATGAACTATGCCAAGAGCCAACCAGACATGGCCATCATGGCAGTCAACACATTTGTCAAG GAGCTAGCGACATCTCCGATGACAAAG GACTGCGAGGACCCAAACCCGCTGATTCGCGCGCTAGCAGTTCGCACGATGGGCTGTATACGCGTCGACAAGATAACGGAGTATCTATGCGAGCCGCTGCGTAAGTGCCTGAAGGACGAGGACCCATATGTGCGCAAGACCGCAGCCGTGTGCGTCGCGAAACTTTATGACATTAACGCAGCCTTAGTCGAGGACCAAGGATTTCTGGACCAATTGAAAGATCTTCTGTCCGACAGCAACCCGATG GTGGTCGCAAATGCGGTGGCTGCACTATCCGAGATCAACGAAGCTAGTCCGAATGGTCAACCGTTGGTGGAGATGAACGCGCAGACGATAAACAAATTACTGACGGCGCTCAATGAATGTACGGAATGGGGTCAGGTTTTCATCCTGGATTCATTGGCGAATTATTCGCCCAAAGACGATCGCGAGGCGCAAAGTATTTGCGAACGAATCACTCCTCGTCTGGCACACGCTAACGCTGCAGTCGTGCTTTCCGCTGTCAAA GTATTGATGAAACTCATGGAAATGCTGCAATCCGAGTCAGATTTCGTCGGTACGCTCACGAAGAAATTGGCGCCGCCTCTGGTCACATTATTGAGCTCCGAACCGGAGGTTCAATACGTCGCATTGAGAAATATCAATCTCATCGTGCAAAAGCGACCCGATATTCTGAAACACGAGATGAAAGTATTCTTTGTCAAGTACAATGATCCGATATATGTGAAACTGGAGAAGTTGGATATTATGATCCGTTTAGCATCGCAAGCTAATATTGCGCAGGTCTTGTCTGAGCTGAAGGAATACGCTACCGAAGTTGATGTAGATTTTGTGAGAAAGGCTGTGAGGGCTATCGGTCGCTGCGCCATAAAAGTCGAGCCGTCCGCGGAGCGTTGCGTCTCTACGTTGCTAGATCTGATTCAAACTAAG GTAAACTACGTCGTTCAAGAAGCGATTGTAGTGATAAAGGATATCTTCCGCAAGTATCCTAACAAGTATGAGAGCATAATTTCAACTCTGTGCGAAAATCTGGACACGCTTGACGAGCCTGAAGCCCGTGCGTCTATGATTTGGATTATTGGCGAATATGCGGAACGTATTGACAACGCGGATGAGTTACTGGAGAGCTTCCTTGAGGGATTCCATGATGAGAATACGCAAGTGCAACTGCAACTGCTCACAGCGATCGTGAAACTGTTCCTCAAGAGACCTACGGATACGCAGGAATTGGTTCAGCAAGTGCTCAGTTTAGCGACACAGGATTCCGACAATCCCGATTTGCGAGATCGCGGCTTTATCTACTGGCGATTACTCAGCACCGATCCAGCGGCAGCTAAGGAGGTGGTGCTCGCGGAGAAACCTCTCATCTCGGAGGAGACGGATCTATTAGAACCGACGTTGTTGGATGAATTGATTTGCCATATCTCGAGTTTAGCGTCCGTGTACCATAAACCTCCCACAGCATTTGTAGAGGGCAGAGCCGCAGGCACCAGGAAATCATTGCCGGCTAGAAGCAATTCGAACGAGGATTCTAATCGCGCAACCACACAGTCTCACGCACAAGTTATACCCGCTCAGGACTCCCTGATAGGTGATCTTCTCAGCATGGACATCG GTGGACCGGCGATAGTTCCATCGGTACCTGCTCCACAGTCCACGGGATTAGGACTGGATCTTCTCGGAGGCGGTTTAGATGGAATTCTGAGCAACACCGATCACACGAACCCTGCGCCAGTCGTTTCCCAAAGTACAACGGGTCTCCTCGGCGATATATTCGGCTTCAACCAAGGTCCCACATCTTACATACCTCCTAAGATTAATTGGCTACCAGCCGAAAAGGGCAAGGGTTTTGATATCTGGGGCACTTTCTCGAGAAA GAACGGGCAAATTAGCATGGACATGACTTTCACGAATAAGGCAATGCAACCTATGGGAGGATTCGCGATACAGCTCAATAAGAATAGTTTCGGACTGACGCCGGCGGCCCCCTTGCAAGTACCAGCTCCTCTCAATCCCGGAGCGAGTATAGAAGCGAGCATTATATTGTCCACTGCGGGCGCGGTGCAACGCATGGAACCCTTGAACAATCTTCAAGTTGCTATCAAAAACAACATCGACGTTTTCTATTTCGCGTGTATAGTACCCATGAATGTATACTTCGTGGAAGATGGCCAATTAGATAAAAGAGTATTTCTTTCGACTTGGAAAGACATACCTGCACAAAATGAG GTACAATATACGCTAAATGGAGTAATATTGACTGCGGATCAAGTTGtgcaaaaaatgcaacaaaacAATGTCTTTACAATTGCCAAGAGGAACGTGGAAGGGCAAGATATGCTTTATCAATCTCTCAAATTGACAAACAATGTCTGGGTGTTAAACGAGTTGAAAATTCAGCCAGGCAACCCTGATGTTACG CTATCCCTGAAATCTCGGTCTGTAGAAGTTGCTTCTGGAGTATTTCAAGCATATAACGCAATCTTACATtcttaa